CGTTCGGCCTGTTCGTGTGGGCGTTCTCCGGCGGCTGGGACGGCCTGCGGCCGCAGGCCGAGCCGACCGACCGCGACGTCGTGACGGCCCGGTCGACGGCACGCGGCGCGCTCAGCGCCTTGACGGCCGACGTGCTGCGCGACGTGCCCGGCACCGAGCTGGCCCGCGTGCGCTTCGACCAGTGCGAGCACGGGCAGAACAACTGGAAGATCCACGACGGCTACACCCTGCGCTGCGAGCTGACCGACTCGCTCGTCCTGCGCCCCGCCGCGCCGGACGTCGCCTCGGTGGCCGGGCGGCTCGACGCGGCGCTGCGGCACGACGGGTGGGCCCAGGCCGGGTCCCGGAACGAGATGACGCAGCCGGCCGACGCAGGCGCCAGCTACCTGCTCACGACGCGCACTGGCAGCTACTACCGCACGCGTGACCTGCCCCAGGAGCTGTCGGTCACCGTCACGGTGCGCCGCGACCCGCCGGGGGTGAGTGCGCTGCCCTACGACCCGTCGGTGCCGGTCGAGGGTGACGTCGAGGCCTACCGCCGCGCCCTGCAGGGCCCGGATCGCACCGCGAGCGGCGTCCCGGGAACGGCCCCGGTGCCGCGGGTCGTCGTCCGCGCCTCGGTGCGGTACTTCGAGGACGACCGCTGACGGAGGCTAGGCTGCCCCGGTGCGCCTGGTCATCGCCCGCTGCTCGGTCGACTACGTCGGCCGCCTCACCGCCCACCTTCCGCTCGCGACGCGGCTGCTGCTGGTCAAGGCCGACGGCAGCGTGCTGGTGCACTCCGACGGCGGCTCGTACAAGCCGCTCAACTGGATGAGCCCGCCGTGCACGCTCGCAGTCGGGGAGCCGTCGCAGACCGATCGCACCCAGGGCGTCGAGCTGCTGTGGACCGTGCAGCACACCAAGACCGGCGACTCCCTGCAGATTCGGATCCACGAGGTGCTGCACGACTCGGCGCACGAGCTGGGCATCGACCCGGGTCTGGTCAAGGACGGCGTCGAGGCGCACCTGCAGCGGCTGCTCGCCGAGCAGATCCACACGCTGGGCGAGGGCTACACGCTCGTGCGGCGCGAGTACATGACGGCGATCGGGCCGGTCGACATCCTGTGCCGCGACGGCTCGGGTGGCGCGGTCGCCGTCGAGATCAAGCGTCGCGGCGAGATCGACGGCGTCGAGCAGCTGACCCGTTACCTCGAGCTCATGAACCGCGACCCTCTGCTGGCCCCGGTGACCGGCGTCTTCGCGGCCCAGGAGATCAAGCCGCAGGCGCGCACTCTCGCGACCGACCGGGGAATCCGCTGCGTCACCCTGGACTACGCGGCCCTGCGCGGGTTGGACGACGTCGGCTCCCGGCTCTTCTGAACGCGTGCATGGCCGGCGCCGGGCCGGGGTACGTTCGGCCACATGACCGACAACGGCCCACGGCGCCGTGACGACCGCGGCGAGTCGCACGACGAGCGCATGGACCGCAACTGGAACGAGCTGCTCCAGGAGCTGCGGGTCAGCCAGACCGGAGTGCAGATCCTGGCCGGCTTCCTGCTGACGCTGCCGTTCCAGCAGCGGTTCACCCAGCTCGGCGCGACGACGCGCACCCTGTACCTCGTCACCGTGGTGGTGGCGTGCGTGTCGACGCTGCTGCTGGTGACACCGGTGGTGCTGCACCGCGCGCTGTTCCGCCGGCACGCCAAGGACACCCTCGTGCGCGCGGCCGACCGGCTCGCCCGCGCCGGCCTCGGGGCGCTCGGCGTGACCGTCAGCGGCGTCGTCACCCTGGTCTTCACGGTGGTGCTCGGCGGGTGGTCCGGTGCCGTGGCCGGCCTGCTCCTGCTGCTCGCACTGGGTGCGTCGTGGTGGCTGCTGCCCCGGCGACTGCGCGCGAGGACCTGACAGCGCAGCAGGGACGGGGTGGGCCTCAGCCCAGGTACAGCGAGGAGTCCACGCGGGCGGTCGTCACCACGACCTGTCGCGGACGCCGCTGCGCCCGGCACTGCGCCTCCAGGCGGCTGATCCGCTGGGCGTTGCGCGCGAGCTCCTCGTCGTCTGCGGCCCGGCGGATGCACGACAGCCGCTCGGCGTAGGCGCTGGCGAGCTCGTCCACCTGCGACGCGCTGCGCAGGTCAAGCGACTCTGGTGTGGTCGTCATGACAGCCTCCTGGCACTCGAGAACCAGTGTGGCGCGCCTGCTTGACCACGTGAGGTCATTGGAACACAAGGGACGAAGTCCCACAACAGGTGACGGCCGGTGCGCTCAGCGCTGCGACTCGGGGTCGCTCGGGCCCGGACGCTGCCGGTCGGTCTCGTACCGCGCGTCCATCACCAGCCCCCGCCCGCCCGACAGCTCGGCTACCGCGCTCTCGACCCACGGCGCGGGCTGCTCGTCCAACCCGGCGTCCGCGATGGCCGCCACCAGCCGCTCGCGCACGATGGCCGGTGGTTCGTCGGCGAGGCGAGGGCCGAGCTCGTCGACGATCCGCTGCAGCACCGCCTTGACGTCCTGACTGCGGGCGACGTCCACCTCCTGCGCTGAGGACGCGGCGATGTCGTCGTTGCTGTGCTCCATGACAGCGACACTGCCCGCCCGCCGCTAGATCATGCGTCCAACCGCCGGTCAGGCTCAGGCGGCGTGCTCGACGGCCCGTTCGTGGGCCTGCAGGATCGAGGCCATGACCACCTCGCGGTCGTAGCGCGACGACACCCGGTCGAGGCCCGCCAGGCCCCACGACAGGCGGCGGAACGGGTCTGACGCGGTATGCACCAGCGCGCGGGCCAGCGAGGCCGGATCCTGCGCGTCGACCAGCCGGCCGGTGACGCCCTCGACCAGGACGTCCTCGGCCGACACGCTGCGCACGCCCACCACCGGGCGGGCACGGTGCATGGCCACCAGCGCCGACAACGCGGACGAGGGGTCGCTGCGCGTCGCGACGACGGCCGCTGAACCGTCGACCAGGTCGAGCATCTCGACCGAGGGCAGCACGTCACGCAGGTCCATGCGGTCGGCCACGCCACGGCTCTCGGCTCGCCCCACCAGGTCTCGCCGGCGGTCCTGGTCGCCGTCGTCGGCGCAGCCCGCGAGCACGATGCGCAGCGATCGGTCGGCGTCCAGCGCCGCGACGAGCCCGGCCCGTACCGACGCCAGCTCCGGAACGCCGGACAGCCCGAGCAGGTAGGCGTCCGCGCTGGACGGAGCGGGATCCGCCGCGGGGTCGTCGCACTGCGCGCCAGCCACGAGGGCCGCGGACGCGCAGACGGTGACGCACCCGGACGGCACGCCCGCTGCTCGTGCCGCCCGGGCGTCCTGGGTGGTCGGCACCACGACGCCGTCCGCGGCGCGCAGCACCGCGGACCACGCGGCTCGGCTGCCGCGGGCGTGCGACGCCGACTCACGCGCCGCCGGCTGGTCGTGCACCACCACTGGCACGCCGGTGCTGCGCCGGGCCGCCAGGGCCGTGGCGGCCGACGGCAGGTCCAGCGCGTGCACGAGATCGCAACCGGCGGACCGCTCGGCCACCAGCGGCGCCAGCGCGGCGACGTCCTGGCGCAACGAGTGAGTCGGCCCCTGCCCCATGGCGTCGTGAGTGAGCGTCAGCGTCGACACCTCGCGTGGGCCGTGCAGCTGGGCCAACCGCGCACGCAGCACCGCCAGCAGCGGACGCGGTGATCCCACGCAGTCGTGCGTCGCGAGCAACGCCGATCCAGATCGCAGCAGCAAGGTACGCACACGTCCTCCGAAAAGACCGTTCGGTGAGGTGTGAACGCCTGGCTTCTTCAGCGCTCGGGGAGCCGGGAATGTCCGACCCCTTCAGGTATACGCTGCAGGACCTGCTCCGGCAAGGCGATCTTCGCCCGAGGCCGTCGCCGTCCCAGGGGGGACCTTGGGCCCGGCGCTCTCGACGACGTCGTGGCATGCTGCCGGATGGACAGAAGGGACGGTTCTCGTCCATGGCACGTGTGAGCGTTGGGGCGGACCTGCACGTCGCATCCCCGCCGGAGGATGCCTACCACGTATGGAACCAGCGGTACCTGTACCCGCGGTTCCTTGCCGGTGTGCTCGAGGTCGAGGAGCTCGACGGCACCTGGAGCCGCTGGGTGGTCGAGCGCGACGGCGAGCGGTGCACGCTCGAGGTCGAGACCACCGACAACGTTCCCCGGCGCCTGGTCGCCTGGCGCGATGACGGGCCCGGCCGCCCCCGCACGACGGTGCGTCTCATGGGACCGCCCGCGGGGCCGACCACGGTGTCGGTCGAGGTGAGCTGGCACCCGCAGCACTCCGGCCCGGACGCCGTCACCGAAGCCGACCGGCGACTCGCCGAGCTCGAGGCCGATCTGCACGGCTTCCGCGAGTACCTCAAGTCCGAGCTGGGCGGGTACGTCGACACGCTCCGCTCTCTCGAGCAGCTGCCCCACACCGACTGAACGCCAACGGGTTCAGGCCGACACCGCCTCGGCCAACGCGCCCGCCACCGCCTCCGGCAGGGCTCGTGCGAGATCGCCTTGGCTCAGGATCCCGACCACCCAGCGACCGCTCACCACGACCAACCTGCGGATCCGGTGCTGGCCCATCAGCCGGGCGGCGTCCGCGATCTCGGCGTCGGCAGACACTGTCACGACGCCGTCCTGGACGATGCCGCCGACCGTGACGTGGCAGGGGTCGGCTCCCTCCGCCAGCACACGCAACACGAGGTCGCGGTCAGTGACCACGCCGCTCAGCACGTCGTCGTGCCCGCGCACTGGCAGCGCACCGATGTCGAGGTCCCGCATGCGCTGCGCGGCAGCGGCGACGGGTTCGTCGGCGGCGGCGCAGATGACCGACGTGGTCATGATGTCGCGCACCTGCACCGACAGCATGCTGCTCCCTCGTCGTGTCGACGGCTCGCCACCGTCGCGCTGTGACCGCCTGCCTACCCGCCGTGGCGAGCCGCAAACCCCTTACCGGCGTGCTGGTCCGAGGTGCACGTGCGTCGTGACGCGGCGGTACCCGAGCCGGGAGTAGAGGGGGCTCACCGTGTCGTCGCAGTGCAGCCACGCGAGCGGCGAGCGCTCGAGCGCCCGCCGGGTCGCCAGTGCCGACACCGCGCGGCCCCACCTGCGGCCCCGCAGCTCGGGCACGACGGTGACGCCACCGACGTACGTCGTACCCGCGAGGTCTCGCAGGCGCGCGCAGCCGATGGCCCGGCCCTCGTGTCGCACGACGACGAACTCGCGGTCAGGCAAGTCGAGCTGGCCCTCGACCACGGGCCCGAGATCGGCGCCGAAGACCGTCAGGAACTCCGCCACGTCCCGGGGTCGATCCAACACAGGCTCGCTCGTCTCCCCTTGCGGCACAGGCACTTCCGGGGCCGCGTCGCACAGCCACACTCCGTGGCGGAGCTGCTCGACCAGACCGGTGGCAGCCGCGACGCCGTCCACCTGCTGCTGGTCAACCACCAGGTGCCAGGCGTCGGGCGAGTGCTGCTGAAGCCACCCGGTGACAGCGGCGACCACCCCGGCCGGCGGCGCGTCAGCGGCAGCCCCGAGGCCGGCCAGCGACGCCTGGGTGGCCCAGGCGTAGGGCAGTGGCAGGTGAGCGCACGCCACACCCGCGACCGTCTCGAAGGCAGCGCCGTCGGGCCAGTGACCGCTCGGTGGCGCGAGATTGCGGTCGGCGTCCGCCCGGCCCAGCAGCTCGACCAGGTCGCCGGGGTACGGCGAGGTGCCGAGCTGTGGGGTGCGGGGGGGCCACGACACGAGCCGCCAGCCCTCGCTGTCGCCCGACAGCTCCACCACCGCGCAGTTCGCGATCCCCGCGCCGCGGGCCCGGTCGTTGCGCACGTTGTGGGCGAGCCAGGGCAGCGCCAGCGACATCGCCCCTCCGTGGCTCACGACCACCACGGTCTCGCCGCGGTGCAGGTCGGCCACCTCGTCGAGCGCGTCGCGCACCCGGGCGACGACGTGCCCGCCCGACTCCGCGCCAGGCAGCGCGGCCGCGAGGTCGCCGTCGAGCCACGCGTCGAAGACGGCGTCGACGCGCGCCCAGTCGGCGTCGGTGTCGCTGCCTTCGAGATCTCCGAGGTCGAACTCACGCATCCCCTGCAGCACCACGGGTTCGCCGGTGCCCAAGGCTTCCGCGAGCACACCGGCCGTCTGCTGCGCCCGGAGCAGCGGGCTGCAGTACACGCGTGCCACGTTCCGCCCGGCCAACGCGGTGGCGGCATCCTTCGCCTGCTGGCGACCCCGTTCGGTGAGCGGGGCTCCGGGCTCGGCGGCGGACAGGCGGCGGCTGACGTTCCCCTCGCTCTGCCCGTGCCGCATCACGAGCACGGTGGCGGGGCACTGGAGGTCGCTCACCCCTTCACGGTAGCGACCGCTCGCTCAGCCTTCGGGTGGCGGAGCGACCGTTGACGGGGGACGCTGGGCAGGCGACAAGCGCACCGCGCCCCGCTGGCCACTACGAGGCGGCCCAGGCCTTCGTCCGCGAAGCGCCCCTACTTGTGGGAGTTCCCCCGAGTACTCGCACACCACCCTGGAGAACCCCGATGTCGCATACCCATGCCGAGCCCGCCACCACCGGCCGGACCCGACGACTGACCACCGAGACCAAGAGCTCGACGAAGACCAGCGAGCTGATCGCCTACGTCCTGGCCGTGCTGGCCGTCGTGATCACGTCTCTGGTCGTCGGTGACGACGGCCACGGCAGCGCCGACCCCTTCAGCGCCTCGCGCGCGCTGCAGCTCGTGACCTACCTGACCATCGGC
This is a stretch of genomic DNA from Angustibacter sp. Root456. It encodes these proteins:
- a CDS encoding CBS domain-containing protein; translated protein: MLSVQVRDIMTTSVICAAADEPVAAAAQRMRDLDIGALPVRGHDDVLSGVVTDRDLVLRVLAEGADPCHVTVGGIVQDGVVTVSADAEIADAARLMGQHRIRRLVVVSGRWVVGILSQGDLARALPEAVAGALAEAVSA
- a CDS encoding glycosyltransferase, whose protein sequence is MGSPRPLLAVLRARLAQLHGPREVSTLTLTHDAMGQGPTHSLRQDVAALAPLVAERSAGCDLVHALDLPSAATALAARRSTGVPVVVHDQPAARESASHARGSRAAWSAVLRAADGVVVPTTQDARAARAAGVPSGCVTVCASAALVAGAQCDDPAADPAPSSADAYLLGLSGVPELASVRAGLVAALDADRSLRIVLAGCADDGDQDRRRDLVGRAESRGVADRMDLRDVLPSVEMLDLVDGSAAVVATRSDPSSALSALVAMHRARPVVGVRSVSAEDVLVEGVTGRLVDAQDPASLARALVHTASDPFRRLSWGLAGLDRVSSRYDREVVMASILQAHERAVEHAA
- a CDS encoding SRPBCC family protein; the encoded protein is MARVSVGADLHVASPPEDAYHVWNQRYLYPRFLAGVLEVEELDGTWSRWVVERDGERCTLEVETTDNVPRRLVAWRDDGPGRPRTTVRLMGPPAGPTTVSVEVSWHPQHSGPDAVTEADRRLAELEADLHGFREYLKSELGGYVDTLRSLEQLPHTD
- the nucS gene encoding endonuclease NucS; translated protein: MRLVIARCSVDYVGRLTAHLPLATRLLLVKADGSVLVHSDGGSYKPLNWMSPPCTLAVGEPSQTDRTQGVELLWTVQHTKTGDSLQIRIHEVLHDSAHELGIDPGLVKDGVEAHLQRLLAEQIHTLGEGYTLVRREYMTAIGPVDILCRDGSGGAVAVEIKRRGEIDGVEQLTRYLELMNRDPLLAPVTGVFAAQEIKPQARTLATDRGIRCVTLDYAALRGLDDVGSRLF
- a CDS encoding GNAT family N-acetyltransferase; translation: MSDLQCPATVLVMRHGQSEGNVSRRLSAAEPGAPLTERGRQQAKDAATALAGRNVARVYCSPLLRAQQTAGVLAEALGTGEPVVLQGMREFDLGDLEGSDTDADWARVDAVFDAWLDGDLAAALPGAESGGHVVARVRDALDEVADLHRGETVVVVSHGGAMSLALPWLAHNVRNDRARGAGIANCAVVELSGDSEGWRLVSWPPRTPQLGTSPYPGDLVELLGRADADRNLAPPSGHWPDGAAFETVAGVACAHLPLPYAWATQASLAGLGAAADAPPAGVVAAVTGWLQQHSPDAWHLVVDQQQVDGVAAATGLVEQLRHGVWLCDAAPEVPVPQGETSEPVLDRPRDVAEFLTVFGADLGPVVEGQLDLPDREFVVVRHEGRAIGCARLRDLAGTTYVGGVTVVPELRGRRWGRAVSALATRRALERSPLAWLHCDDTVSPLYSRLGYRRVTTHVHLGPARR
- a CDS encoding DUF6328 family protein, producing the protein MTDNGPRRRDDRGESHDERMDRNWNELLQELRVSQTGVQILAGFLLTLPFQQRFTQLGATTRTLYLVTVVVACVSTLLLVTPVVLHRALFRRHAKDTLVRAADRLARAGLGALGVTVSGVVTLVFTVVLGGWSGAVAGLLLLLALGASWWLLPRRLRART